Proteins co-encoded in one Halostella limicola genomic window:
- a CDS encoding HalOD1 output domain-containing protein has translation MSVNLPTTVERSAENESLPETVVWAVADAKGVDPMDIDVPLYDSVDPDALERLFGEDSPQFDARLTFTLADCDVVIRGDRTVVVRPPNDATAAATATAVSQD, from the coding sequence ATGAGCGTGAACCTACCGACCACCGTCGAACGCAGTGCGGAAAACGAGTCCCTCCCGGAGACCGTCGTCTGGGCCGTCGCCGACGCCAAGGGCGTAGATCCCATGGACATCGACGTGCCCCTCTACGACAGTGTCGACCCGGACGCGCTGGAGCGCCTGTTCGGGGAGGACTCTCCGCAGTTCGACGCTCGGCTCACGTTCACGCTCGCGGACTGCGACGTCGTGATTCGCGGCGACCGCACCGTCGTCGTTCGACCCCCCAACGACGCGACGGCCGCCGCGACCGCGACCGCGGTCTCGCAGGACTGA
- a CDS encoding PAS domain S-box protein encodes MRRKSLSAASVAVVADGATADAVADAVRDTGISIEFFETGRGSRGLDPDEIDCLVCADAAVLDALRERFPDVAAVVYAAAEEAAVDDVFDASAEFVDRESAASDRLLVHAIERAVRGDERPSDDGADAEATAATRSEAHLQALADAASDAIVTIDANSEIRYVNPAVEEVFGYAPEELIGESLSLLMSDEMAERHREGMDRYLRSGERALNWDYLELPGRRRDGSTIELGVSFSEFRYDGDRLFTGIIRDVTEQVEHQRELAAVAEVTQGLSAAETRTEICEAVVDAAEAKFDAPAAMVALYDESGGELRPVAESPEGALSDELLGDSVENPLWETFATYEPTEFAVGEGFRGFCVPLGKHGVVVWTATGDDFTPRERDTVRILAEGVRAALDRADREESLRERTSALEARTASLDRTAAVADVLGGSVDVAVSADSEREVLRGVCERITAAEPFAFAWVGEDDPATEDVIPTVSAGEGEGYLEQISVTVDESPHGQGPAGRALQEGTVQTQNDVLGDPPFDPWRQAALEREFRSVIAVPIRGYDVPRRVLVVYATEPDAFGERERRAFGAVGDLTGYALGNVERRRAIASDSSTELELRVGDDVPPVALAGAAGTELEFERVCLDDDGVRTIVLVPDGAADDLLAATDDRADVRGSSVVDRSDGSVRIEVVFDEDGFFGELLERNALPRDGTTDGDGLRLVVELPSPIDVDSFVRWLRQRYDAAPVARRELDRPVRSRRRFRSMVESSLTDRQNEVLEAAFYGGYFDWPRERTGQEIADTLGVSQPTVNRHLRAAERKLLTLLFDEE; translated from the coding sequence ATGAGACGGAAATCCCTCTCCGCCGCGTCGGTCGCCGTCGTGGCCGACGGGGCGACCGCGGACGCCGTCGCCGACGCCGTCCGCGACACGGGCATCTCGATCGAGTTCTTCGAGACCGGCCGCGGCTCGCGCGGCCTCGATCCGGACGAGATCGACTGCCTCGTCTGCGCGGACGCGGCCGTTCTCGACGCGCTCCGCGAGCGCTTTCCCGACGTCGCTGCGGTCGTCTACGCGGCGGCGGAGGAGGCTGCCGTCGACGACGTGTTCGACGCCAGCGCCGAGTTCGTCGACCGGGAGAGCGCGGCGAGCGACCGTCTCCTCGTGCACGCGATCGAACGCGCGGTGCGGGGTGACGAGCGCCCGTCGGACGACGGTGCCGACGCCGAGGCGACGGCCGCGACGCGGAGCGAGGCGCACCTGCAGGCGCTCGCCGACGCCGCGTCCGACGCGATCGTCACGATCGACGCGAACAGCGAGATCCGGTACGTCAACCCGGCGGTCGAGGAGGTGTTCGGCTACGCGCCCGAGGAGCTGATCGGCGAATCGCTCTCCCTCCTCATGTCCGACGAGATGGCCGAGCGCCACCGCGAGGGGATGGACCGCTACCTCCGGTCGGGGGAGCGAGCGTTGAACTGGGACTACCTCGAACTCCCCGGCCGACGCCGCGACGGATCGACGATCGAACTCGGCGTCTCGTTCAGCGAGTTCCGGTACGACGGCGACCGGCTCTTCACGGGGATCATCCGCGACGTCACCGAGCAGGTCGAGCACCAGCGGGAACTCGCTGCCGTCGCGGAGGTGACGCAGGGGCTGTCGGCCGCCGAGACCCGGACAGAGATCTGCGAGGCGGTCGTCGACGCGGCCGAGGCGAAGTTCGACGCGCCCGCGGCGATGGTCGCCCTCTACGACGAGAGCGGCGGCGAACTCCGGCCGGTCGCGGAATCACCGGAGGGCGCGCTCTCCGACGAATTGCTCGGCGACTCGGTCGAGAACCCGCTCTGGGAGACGTTCGCCACGTACGAACCGACGGAGTTCGCGGTCGGCGAGGGATTCCGGGGGTTCTGCGTTCCGCTCGGCAAGCACGGCGTCGTCGTCTGGACGGCGACCGGCGACGACTTCACCCCCCGGGAGCGCGACACCGTCCGCATCCTCGCCGAGGGCGTCCGAGCAGCCCTCGACCGGGCGGACCGGGAGGAATCGCTGCGCGAACGGACCTCCGCGCTGGAGGCCCGGACCGCCTCGCTCGACCGAACGGCGGCGGTCGCCGACGTGCTCGGCGGCAGCGTCGACGTCGCCGTGAGCGCGGATTCCGAGCGCGAGGTCCTCCGCGGCGTCTGCGAGCGGATCACCGCTGCGGAGCCATTCGCGTTCGCCTGGGTCGGCGAGGACGACCCTGCCACCGAGGACGTGATCCCGACGGTCTCGGCCGGCGAGGGCGAGGGGTACCTGGAGCAGATATCGGTAACCGTCGACGAGAGCCCGCACGGGCAGGGTCCGGCCGGCCGAGCACTTCAGGAGGGGACGGTGCAGACGCAGAACGACGTACTCGGAGACCCTCCGTTCGATCCCTGGCGGCAGGCCGCGCTGGAACGCGAGTTCCGCTCGGTCATCGCCGTTCCGATCCGCGGCTACGACGTTCCCCGCCGCGTGCTGGTCGTCTACGCGACCGAACCGGACGCGTTCGGCGAGCGCGAGCGGCGGGCGTTCGGCGCGGTCGGCGACCTAACCGGGTACGCGCTCGGAAACGTCGAGCGCAGGCGCGCTATCGCAAGCGACTCGTCGACCGAACTGGAACTCAGGGTCGGCGACGACGTCCCGCCCGTCGCGCTCGCGGGCGCCGCCGGCACGGAGTTGGAGTTCGAGCGCGTCTGCCTCGATGACGACGGGGTCCGGACGATCGTGCTCGTGCCCGACGGTGCAGCGGACGACCTGCTCGCGGCCACGGACGACCGCGCGGACGTCCGCGGGTCGTCAGTCGTCGACCGGTCCGACGGCTCCGTCCGGATCGAGGTCGTCTTCGACGAGGACGGCTTCTTCGGCGAGCTGCTGGAACGGAACGCGCTCCCCCGCGACGGGACCACCGACGGCGACGGGCTTCGCCTCGTCGTCGAACTCCCGTCTCCGATCGACGTCGACTCGTTCGTCCGGTGGCTCCGGCAGCGGTACGACGCGGCGCCGGTCGCCCGCCGCGAACTCGACCGGCCGGTGCGGTCGAGGCGTCGGTTCCGGTCGATGGTGGAGTCGTCGCTCACCGACCGGCAGAACGAGGTGCTGGAGGCGGCGTTCTACGGTGGCTACTTCGACTGGCCCCGCGAGCGGACCGGGCAGGAGATCGCCGACACGCTCGGCGTCTCGCAGCCGACCGTCAACAGGCATCTGCGGGCCGCGGAGCGCAAACTCCTCACGCTCCTCTTCGACGAGGAGTGA
- a CDS encoding PAS domain S-box protein, whose protein sequence is MSEPKSAEQGDSAVSVAEPIAVSGAETYFRSVVENTSDGVVGVDESGDVVVANPAVERLFGYAPEELIGEPVTALMPERLQSDHVAAFERYLSTGERTVDWDYLEFPGQHRDGHELQLSIAFRESEHGGERVFTGFIRDVTPRKERERELERQRDELERLNRINGVIRDINRSLVGAADRDAMLTAVCEHLAAADRYRSAWIGERDPATDRLQPTAWAGIELSEIDRASASAGDSDNPDPVAAAARTRESQVKNGVAAVPIVYDGTPYGALAIRGEQPGLFDERERSVLTELGETVGYAINALEQRRMIMSDARLEVTLRVNDAIDECNALVGRELAVLRTVAGKGDRVVIFVSTDPDVEAADLTAAFGDVVTVENVRRVRDGLFEVVAEDLPVTRALSGRGGRLRSASIEGTSMHFVTELPQDADVRALVETVREAFPDTRLVAQRSVTRDERSVEEFRATADAEVTEKQRTALEAAYFGGYFDRPRESTGEELAASLGVSPSTFHQHLQAGLRKSLAALFEQ, encoded by the coding sequence ATGAGCGAGCCGAAGTCAGCGGAGCAGGGCGATAGCGCCGTTTCCGTCGCCGAACCCATCGCGGTCAGCGGCGCGGAGACGTACTTCCGCTCCGTCGTCGAGAACACGTCGGACGGCGTCGTCGGCGTCGACGAGAGCGGCGACGTGGTGGTCGCTAACCCGGCGGTCGAGCGGCTGTTCGGCTACGCGCCCGAGGAACTGATCGGCGAACCGGTGACCGCGCTGATGCCCGAACGACTCCAGTCGGACCACGTCGCCGCGTTCGAGCGATACCTGTCGACGGGTGAGCGCACTGTGGACTGGGACTACCTCGAGTTCCCCGGCCAGCACCGAGACGGGCACGAGCTCCAGTTGAGTATCGCGTTCCGAGAGTCGGAACACGGCGGAGAGCGGGTGTTCACCGGGTTCATCCGCGACGTCACCCCGCGGAAGGAGCGGGAACGAGAACTCGAGCGCCAGCGCGACGAGCTGGAGCGGTTGAACCGGATCAACGGCGTGATCCGCGACATTAACCGGAGCCTCGTCGGGGCCGCGGACCGTGACGCGATGCTGACCGCCGTCTGCGAGCACCTGGCCGCCGCCGATCGGTACCGCTCCGCCTGGATCGGCGAGCGGGACCCGGCAACCGACCGTCTCCAGCCGACCGCGTGGGCGGGCATCGAGCTGAGCGAGATCGATCGCGCGTCCGCGTCGGCGGGCGACAGCGACAACCCTGATCCGGTCGCTGCGGCCGCGCGGACGAGAGAGTCGCAGGTGAAGAACGGCGTCGCCGCCGTACCGATCGTCTACGACGGCACGCCTTACGGGGCGTTGGCGATCCGCGGCGAGCAGCCGGGACTGTTCGACGAGCGCGAGCGCAGCGTCCTGACGGAACTCGGCGAGACCGTCGGTTACGCGATCAACGCGCTCGAACAGCGGCGGATGATCATGAGCGACGCGCGCCTGGAGGTCACGCTTCGCGTGAACGACGCCATCGACGAGTGCAACGCGCTCGTCGGCCGCGAGCTGGCCGTCCTTCGGACCGTCGCCGGTAAGGGCGACCGAGTCGTCATCTTCGTCTCGACCGATCCGGACGTCGAGGCGGCCGACCTGACCGCCGCGTTCGGCGACGTCGTCACCGTCGAGAACGTCCGGCGGGTACGCGACGGACTGTTCGAGGTCGTCGCCGAGGACCTGCCGGTGACCCGGGCGCTCTCGGGCCGCGGCGGGCGACTCAGGTCGGCGAGTATCGAGGGAACGAGTATGCACTTCGTCACTGAACTCCCACAGGACGCAGACGTGCGGGCGCTCGTCGAGACGGTCCGAGAGGCGTTCCCTGACACTCGGCTCGTCGCACAGCGGTCGGTAACGAGGGACGAGCGGTCGGTCGAGGAGTTCCGCGCGACCGCGGACGCCGAGGTCACCGAGAAACAGCGGACGGCGCTCGAAGCCGCGTACTTCGGCGGCTACTTCGACAGGCCCCGCGAGAGCACCGGCGAGGAGCTGGCGGCGTCGCTCGGCGTGTCGCCGTCCACCTTCCACCAGCACCTGCAGGCGGGGCTGCGGAAATCGCTCGCGGCGCTGTTCGAGCAGTAA
- a CDS encoding universal stress protein encodes MYDRVLLPTDGSEASLTAGEHAFDIASTYGADLHAIFAVDETVFAADAYSGTTPDQYEQVGEEAVEEVAERAADRGVGPVTREVVYGPPHRAIADYAAENDVDLVVMGTHGRSGVERYLLGSVTEKVVRTADAPVLTVRPEA; translated from the coding sequence ATGTACGACCGAGTGCTACTGCCGACCGACGGGAGCGAGGCCTCCCTGACGGCGGGCGAACACGCGTTCGACATCGCGTCGACGTACGGCGCGGATCTCCACGCGATCTTCGCCGTCGACGAGACGGTGTTCGCCGCCGACGCCTACTCCGGCACCACCCCGGACCAGTACGAGCAGGTGGGGGAAGAGGCAGTCGAAGAGGTGGCGGAGCGCGCCGCCGACCGCGGCGTGGGGCCCGTCACGCGCGAGGTCGTGTACGGGCCGCCCCATCGGGCGATCGCGGACTACGCGGCGGAGAACGACGTGGACCTCGTGGTGATGGGGACGCACGGTCGGAGCGGCGTCGAGCGCTATCTGCTCGGCAGCGTCACCGAAAAAGTCGTCCGGACGGCCGACGCCCCCGTCCTCACGGTGCGCCCGGAAGCATGA
- a CDS encoding helix-turn-helix domain-containing protein: MSTPTITEEDEAILDYLAENAAGRADVADAVGLSDDETADRLDGLVEGGLVRESTGTYEITDSGERLLASPGDGTADAGVDTPPAVGEAIAEMDLAPDHAEALEEAFAFLRHWGAASSAEVIDAVYSENPLGYASADDWWAEAIRDPLAELPEIERDGDAWRHAGGGAVDDGDGRRAFTSTGEETYGSVKHAFESLDVDAQQREAVTAVFEHLQSHGGASEDELQELARDAADVEASAGTWWRDAVAPVLRELPGIDRGDGRWQYSGDHPE, from the coding sequence ATGAGCACGCCGACCATCACCGAGGAGGACGAAGCGATCCTCGACTACCTCGCCGAGAACGCCGCCGGGCGCGCGGACGTCGCCGACGCGGTGGGACTGAGCGACGACGAGACGGCGGACCGCCTCGACGGCCTCGTCGAGGGCGGCCTCGTCCGCGAATCGACGGGCACCTACGAGATCACCGACAGCGGCGAGCGACTGCTCGCCTCGCCCGGCGACGGCACGGCGGACGCCGGGGTCGACACGCCGCCGGCGGTCGGCGAGGCGATAGCCGAGATGGACCTCGCGCCTGACCACGCGGAGGCCCTGGAGGAGGCGTTCGCGTTCCTGCGGCACTGGGGCGCGGCGTCGTCGGCCGAGGTGATCGACGCGGTGTACAGCGAGAACCCCCTCGGCTACGCCTCGGCGGACGACTGGTGGGCGGAGGCGATCCGCGACCCGCTCGCGGAACTGCCCGAGATAGAGCGCGACGGCGACGCGTGGCGCCACGCCGGCGGCGGGGCGGTCGACGACGGCGACGGCCGGCGGGCGTTCACGTCGACCGGTGAGGAGACGTACGGCAGCGTCAAGCACGCGTTCGAATCGCTGGACGTGGACGCGCAACAGCGCGAGGCCGTCACCGCGGTGTTCGAGCACCTGCAGAGCCACGGCGGCGCGTCCGAGGACGAACTGCAAGAACTCGCGCGCGACGCCGCCGATGTGGAGGCGTCCGCGGGCACCTGGTGGCGCGACGCGGTCGCCCCCGTCCTGCGGGAGTTGCCCGGTATCGACCGGGGTGACGGCCGCTGGCAGTACTCCGGAGACCATCCAGAGTAG
- a CDS encoding DUF5789 family protein, giving the protein MTDDQPDASEVTDRANERRRERAKSAERMSADLGADFFDEYKYPATSEELATEYGDEEIDLANETETVGDVFDRLVDERFESADEVREAVYNELTGEASGAEEYNDERALSGLDDEEAGR; this is encoded by the coding sequence ATGACGGACGACCAGCCGGACGCCAGCGAGGTGACCGACCGCGCGAACGAGCGCCGGCGCGAGCGGGCGAAAAGCGCCGAGCGGATGTCGGCCGACCTGGGGGCCGACTTCTTCGACGAGTACAAGTATCCCGCGACGAGCGAGGAACTGGCGACGGAGTACGGCGACGAGGAGATCGACCTCGCCAACGAGACCGAGACGGTCGGCGACGTGTTCGACCGACTGGTCGACGAGCGCTTCGAGTCCGCCGACGAGGTCCGGGAGGCGGTGTACAACGAACTGACGGGCGAGGCCAGCGGCGCCGAGGAGTACAACGACGAGCGCGCGCTGTCGGGCCTCGACGACGAGGAAGCGGGTCGGTAG
- a CDS encoding NADH-quinone oxidoreductase subunit B codes for MEKRSPGRGASTEGSRLGNRFNSRLREAFGSSPFILTKFDKFMNWVRGSSMFMLQFGIACCSLEMMHSYSTKHDLDRFGAGVPRASPRQADVIIVPGTIVSKFAPRMKRVYDQMPEPKFVVGMGNCTASGGPFQKGYNVVKGAEEVIPVDIQIPGCPPRPEALIYGVAKLQERVANGESAPVVVKPYELERFGDLDRGEVVDELSDRIDEETLVMEYNWVEGNTP; via the coding sequence ATGGAGAAGCGGTCGCCGGGACGGGGAGCGAGCACGGAAGGGAGCCGACTGGGCAATCGGTTCAACTCGCGGCTGCGTGAGGCGTTCGGCTCGTCGCCGTTCATCCTCACGAAGTTCGACAAGTTCATGAACTGGGTGCGGGGGTCCTCCATGTTCATGCTCCAGTTCGGCATCGCCTGCTGTAGCCTGGAGATGATGCACAGCTACTCGACGAAACACGACCTGGACCGCTTCGGCGCGGGCGTCCCGCGCGCCTCGCCGCGACAGGCCGACGTGATCATCGTGCCGGGGACGATCGTCTCGAAGTTCGCCCCCCGGATGAAGCGCGTCTACGACCAGATGCCCGAGCCGAAGTTCGTCGTCGGCATGGGCAACTGCACGGCCTCGGGCGGCCCGTTCCAGAAGGGGTACAACGTCGTGAAGGGCGCGGAGGAGGTCATCCCGGTCGACATCCAGATCCCGGGGTGTCCGCCGCGACCGGAAGCGCTCATCTACGGCGTCGCCAAGCTGCAGGAGCGCGTCGCCAACGGCGAGTCCGCGCCGGTCGTCGTCAAACCGTACGAACTGGAGCGGTTCGGCGACCTCGACCGCGGCGAGGTCGTCGACGAGCTGTCCGACCGCATCGACGAGGAGACGCTCGTCATGGAGTACAACTGGGTCGAGGGGAACACGCCATGA
- a CDS encoding NADH-quinone oxidoreductase subunit D: MSTPEEEKRELEAGATTVDYDAIEDLLGDRVLDRETHSNAEAFVIRPDEVQAVLELLRREAGFDHLSCLTAQEYEDRYESIYHLRKYDDPTQEVGVVVPTPRDDPVSESAEPVFRTADWHEREAYDLVGIEYEDHPNLRRILLPETWVGHPLSKDYDQQQPQVVTLEEHRNPLEDDHRDEESDTMMLNIGPHHPATHGVLHLETVLDGEQVVDVKPDVGYLHRCEEQMAQNGHYRHEIMPYPDRWDYSSHYPNEHAYARAVEDLADLEVPEYAQVLRTMTSEFGRILGHMLAVGTFCLDIYGDFTAIFMYSMMERDRVFDICEDLAGARMMPNYFRVGGVAWDLPEPREEWIEKVRNYLDGLPGRLEELHDLISGNEILQERTVNVGIIEPEVAKQYGCTGPVARASGIDYDIRRDDPYSYYPELDWNVVTRDGCDNYARTIARMEEVEESAKIIEQCVDLLEDWPEEERTIQSNVPRTLKPPKGKETYKTVEASKGELGIYMRSDGTAKPARFKIRSPDYHNLHALPEMAEGEYVPDLVAALGSLDVVLGSVDR; the protein is encoded by the coding sequence ATGAGCACGCCAGAGGAAGAGAAACGAGAGCTCGAAGCGGGGGCAACGACCGTCGACTACGACGCGATCGAGGACCTGCTCGGCGACCGCGTGCTGGACCGGGAAACCCACAGCAACGCCGAGGCGTTCGTGATCCGGCCCGACGAGGTGCAGGCGGTCCTCGAACTGCTCAGGCGGGAGGCGGGGTTCGACCACCTCTCCTGTCTCACGGCGCAGGAGTACGAGGACCGCTACGAGTCGATCTACCACCTCCGGAAGTACGACGACCCGACCCAGGAGGTGGGCGTCGTCGTGCCGACGCCGCGCGACGATCCGGTCAGCGAGTCCGCGGAGCCGGTGTTCCGGACCGCCGACTGGCACGAGCGCGAGGCGTACGACCTCGTCGGCATCGAGTACGAGGACCACCCGAACCTCCGCCGCATCCTCCTGCCGGAGACGTGGGTCGGCCACCCCCTGAGCAAGGACTACGACCAGCAGCAGCCGCAGGTCGTCACGCTCGAAGAGCACCGGAACCCGCTGGAGGACGACCACCGGGACGAAGAGTCGGATACGATGATGCTGAACATCGGCCCGCACCACCCGGCGACCCACGGCGTCCTCCACCTGGAGACCGTGCTCGACGGCGAGCAGGTTGTCGACGTCAAACCGGACGTCGGCTACCTCCACCGCTGCGAGGAGCAGATGGCCCAGAACGGCCACTACCGCCACGAGATCATGCCGTACCCGGACCGCTGGGACTACTCCTCGCACTACCCCAACGAGCACGCCTACGCGCGGGCGGTCGAGGACCTGGCGGACCTGGAGGTCCCGGAGTACGCGCAGGTACTCCGGACGATGACCTCCGAGTTCGGCCGCATTCTCGGCCACATGCTCGCCGTCGGGACGTTCTGTCTCGACATCTACGGCGACTTCACGGCCATCTTCATGTACTCGATGATGGAGCGGGACCGCGTGTTCGACATCTGCGAGGACCTCGCCGGCGCGCGGATGATGCCGAACTACTTCCGCGTCGGCGGCGTCGCCTGGGACCTGCCGGAGCCCCGCGAGGAGTGGATCGAGAAGGTCCGGAACTACCTCGACGGCCTGCCGGGGCGCCTGGAGGAGCTGCACGACCTCATCTCCGGCAACGAGATCCTGCAGGAGCGGACGGTCAACGTCGGCATCATCGAACCGGAGGTCGCGAAGCAGTACGGCTGTACGGGGCCGGTCGCCCGCGCGTCGGGGATCGACTACGACATCCGCCGGGACGACCCCTACAGCTACTACCCCGAACTCGACTGGAACGTCGTCACCCGCGACGGCTGCGACAACTACGCCCGGACCATCGCCCGCATGGAGGAGGTCGAGGAGTCCGCGAAGATCATCGAGCAGTGCGTCGACCTGCTCGAGGACTGGCCGGAAGAGGAGCGCACCATCCAGAGCAACGTGCCGCGGACGCTGAAGCCGCCGAAGGGCAAGGAGACGTACAAGACCGTGGAGGCGTCGAAGGGCGAGCTCGGCATCTACATGCGCAGCGACGGCACCGCCAAGCCCGCTCGCTTCAAGATCCGGAGCCCCGACTACCACAACCTCCACGCGCTCCCCGAGATGGCGGAGGGCGAGTACGTCCCCGACCTGGTCGCCGCGCTCGGCAGTCTGGACGTCGTCCTCGGCAGCGTCGACCGTTGA
- a CDS encoding uracil-DNA glycosylase: protein MSAFDDEFAAVLDEVPDEHFDRERFVPGAGEFDADVMLVGEAPGGNEVKQGEPFVGQAGQQLDRILEDIGIAREDLYVTNLVKVRPPENRDPYVEEIDAWRPVMEAELDRVDPDVVVPLGSFATQEILDTDETITDLRGETFERGGRLVRPTFHPAAALYDRSKLPQITEDLERALTESGG, encoded by the coding sequence ATGAGCGCGTTCGACGACGAGTTCGCGGCCGTTCTCGACGAGGTCCCGGACGAACACTTCGACCGCGAGCGGTTCGTCCCGGGCGCCGGTGAGTTCGACGCGGACGTGATGCTCGTCGGGGAAGCCCCCGGCGGGAACGAGGTGAAGCAGGGCGAACCGTTCGTCGGGCAGGCGGGTCAGCAGTTAGACCGCATCCTGGAGGACATCGGGATCGCCCGGGAGGACCTGTACGTCACGAACCTGGTGAAGGTCCGCCCGCCGGAGAACCGCGACCCGTACGTCGAGGAGATAGACGCCTGGCGGCCCGTGATGGAGGCCGAACTCGACCGCGTCGACCCGGACGTCGTCGTCCCGCTCGGCTCGTTCGCGACTCAGGAGATCCTCGACACGGATGAGACGATAACCGACCTCCGCGGCGAGACGTTCGAGCGCGGTGGCCGCCTCGTCCGGCCGACGTTTCACCCCGCGGCCGCGCTGTACGACCGGAGCAAACTGCCGCAGATCACCGAGGACCTGGAGCGGGCGCTCACCGAGAGCGGCGGATGA
- a CDS encoding YHS domain-containing protein, with product MTTCPVCDRDVEAQNPAETDYGGSEFAPAQTEYEGETYRFCSEDCKQRFESDPAQYA from the coding sequence ATGACGACCTGTCCCGTCTGCGACCGCGACGTCGAGGCGCAGAACCCGGCCGAGACCGACTACGGGGGCTCGGAGTTCGCCCCCGCGCAGACCGAATACGAGGGCGAGACGTACAGGTTCTGCAGCGAGGACTGCAAGCAGCGCTTCGAGAGCGACCCCGCCCAGTACGCATGA
- a CDS encoding DUF7553 family protein has protein sequence MSSLPPLLDVRDDLRTARRESDADVNDDVDAVIERLEEVPERDPGGQDAMIDEIDNELLRLEEQLDGDPARRIGAARNRLRIYRHAMGESSEHLAVIDTEFQSGDARPGAVPADVRNEEATVEATVLNEAAPREVVPVVRFLDDGDELKSVTGSPVELGENDQRTVSVTAMVPEGADGYTVTVVDAEDAPTA, from the coding sequence ATGTCATCGCTTCCGCCGCTGCTAGACGTGCGCGACGACCTGCGGACCGCTCGCCGGGAGAGCGACGCCGACGTGAACGACGACGTCGACGCCGTCATCGAGCGACTGGAGGAGGTGCCCGAGCGGGACCCGGGCGGTCAGGACGCCATGATCGACGAGATCGACAACGAACTCCTCCGTCTGGAGGAGCAACTGGACGGCGACCCCGCCCGCCGGATCGGCGCGGCCCGCAACCGACTCCGGATCTACCGGCACGCGATGGGCGAGTCGAGCGAGCACCTGGCGGTCATCGACACGGAGTTCCAGAGCGGCGACGCGAGGCCGGGCGCGGTCCCCGCCGACGTCAGGAACGAGGAGGCGACGGTCGAGGCGACCGTGCTGAACGAGGCCGCGCCCCGCGAGGTCGTGCCCGTCGTCCGCTTTCTCGACGACGGCGACGAGCTCAAGTCGGTGACGGGGTCGCCCGTCGAACTCGGCGAGAACGACCAGCGGACCGTCTCGGTGACCGCGATGGTGCCCGAGGGCGCCGACGGCTACACCGTCACGGTCGTCGACGCCGAGGACGCGCCGACCGCGTAG